In Streptomyces longhuiensis, the following proteins share a genomic window:
- a CDS encoding cation diffusion facilitator family transporter: MSASGGTKAIVAALAANLAIAAAKFVAFLFSGSSSMLAESVHSLADSGNQGLLLLGGKKAQREATPQHPFGYGRERYIYAFLVSIVLFSVGGMFAVYEGYEKIKHPHALENWYWPIGVLVFAIIAESFSFRTAIKESNQLRGKLSWSQFIRRAKAPELPVVLLEDFGALIGLVLALAGTGLALATDDGLWDGIGTLCIGILLIAIAIVLAAETKSLLLGEAAGVDDVKKIETALVDGDTVTGVIHMRTLHLGPEELLVAAKIAVQHDDTATEVANAINAAEARIREAVPIARVIYLEPDIYNASAASTGTNPARTPDSPTSENSAPHSPGPDAG; encoded by the coding sequence ATGAGCGCTTCAGGCGGCACAAAAGCGATCGTGGCGGCACTCGCCGCCAACCTCGCGATCGCGGCAGCGAAATTCGTGGCGTTCCTCTTCAGCGGCTCGTCCTCGATGCTCGCCGAGAGCGTCCACTCGCTCGCCGACTCCGGCAACCAGGGCCTCCTGCTGCTCGGCGGCAAGAAGGCCCAACGCGAGGCGACCCCGCAACACCCCTTCGGCTACGGCCGCGAGCGCTACATCTACGCCTTCCTCGTCTCCATCGTCCTCTTCTCGGTCGGCGGCATGTTCGCCGTCTATGAGGGCTACGAGAAGATCAAGCACCCGCACGCGCTCGAGAACTGGTACTGGCCGATCGGCGTCCTCGTCTTCGCGATCATCGCCGAGAGCTTCTCGTTCCGCACCGCCATCAAGGAGTCCAACCAGCTGCGGGGCAAACTCAGCTGGTCCCAGTTCATCCGCCGCGCCAAGGCACCCGAGCTGCCCGTCGTCCTCCTCGAGGACTTCGGCGCGCTGATCGGTCTCGTCCTCGCGCTCGCCGGCACCGGCCTCGCCCTCGCCACCGACGACGGCCTCTGGGACGGCATCGGCACCCTGTGCATCGGCATCCTGCTCATCGCCATCGCGATCGTGCTGGCCGCCGAGACCAAGTCGCTGCTCCTGGGCGAGGCCGCGGGCGTCGACGACGTCAAGAAGATCGAGACCGCGCTCGTCGACGGAGACACCGTCACCGGCGTCATCCACATGCGCACCCTCCACCTCGGCCCCGAGGAACTCCTCGTCGCCGCCAAGATCGCCGTCCAGCACGACGACACGGCCACCGAGGTCGCCAACGCCATCAACGCCGCGGAGGCCCGCATCCGCGAGGCCGTCCCGATCGCCCGCGTGATCTACCTCGAACCTGACATCTACAACGCGTCGGCCGCCTCCACCGGCACCAACCCGGCCAGGA